A window of the Oncorhynchus masou masou isolate Uvic2021 chromosome 13, UVic_Omas_1.1, whole genome shotgun sequence genome harbors these coding sequences:
- the mlnr gene encoding growth hormone secretagogue receptor type 1, which translates to MCINKALVKMCIHKAPVKMCDYEAPSELLPPPRPANNMEIDDPHYEGSLFPTSTLIPVTVICILLFLVGVLGNSMTILIIQRFKDMKTTTNLYLSSMAVSDLLIFLCLPFDLYRLWKYVPWLFGEVVCRLFHYVNEGCTYATILHITALSMERYLAICFPLRAKVVVTKRRVQYIIMALWTFALLSAAPMLFLVGVEYDNDTHPDYSTRQCKHTNYAIRSGQLHTMIWVSTTYFFCPMFCLVFLYGSIGRTLWKSENDLQGPNAMARKRSHRQTIKILVMVVLAFVICWLPYHIGRSLFAQVDDYEEAKLSQDFNIGSMVLCYLSASINPVLYNLMSRKYRTAARRLFLLRHEPHPRRYGNNNHRTTGQRQQLSLREETTTLDDTMIGV; encoded by the exons TCGgagctcctccctcccccccgGCCTGCGAACAACATGGAGATAGATGACCCGCACTACGAAGGCTCTCTGTTCCCCACCTCCACCCTCATCCCTGTTACCGTCATCTGTATCCTCCTCTTCCTGGTCGGCGTGTTGGGAAACAGCATGACCATCCTCATCATCCAG CGCTTCAAGGATATGAAGACCACCACTAACCTGTACCTGTCCTCAATGGCTGTGTCCgacctcctcatcttcctctgcCTGCCCTTTGACCTCTACCGTCTGTGGAAGTACGTCCCCTGGTTGTTTGGGGAGGTGGTGTGCCGTCTGTTTCACTACGTCAACGAGGGCTGTACGTACGCCACCATCCTCCACATCACCGCCCTCAGCATGGAGCGATACCTGGCCATCTGTTTCCCCCTCAGAGCTAAAGTTGTGGTGACCAAACGCAGGGTGCAGTACATCATTATGGCTCTATGGACGTTTGCTCTGCTCTCTGCTGCCCCCATGCTGTTTCTGGTAGGTGTGGAGTATGACAACGACACACACCCGGATTACAGTACGAGACAGTGTAAACATACCAACTATGCCATCAGGTCAGGGCAGCTGCACACAATGATCTGGGTCTCCACTACGTATTTCTtctgtcccatgttctgcctggttTTCCTGTACGGCTCCATTGGACGGACGCTGTGGAAGAGTGAGAACGACCTGCAGGGTCCCAACGCCATGGCCCGGAAGAGGTCGCATAGACAGACCATCAAAATACTGG TGATGGTGGTCCTGGCGTTTGTGATCTGTTGGCTACCCTATCATATCGGCCGTAGCCTGTTTGCCCAGGTGGATGACTACGAGGAGGCAAAACTGAGCCAGGACTTCAACATAGGCTCCATGGTCCTCTGTTACCTCAGCGCCTCCATCAACCCTGTCCTCTACAACCTCATGTCCAGGAAGTACCGCACCGCCGCACGCCGCCTCTTCCTGCTTAGACACGAGCCCCACCCCCGACGCTATGGTAACAACAACCATCGAACAACCGGACAGAGACAACAGCTGTCCCTCAGAGAAGAAACCACCACACTGGACGATACAATGATCGGAGTGTAG